From Diospyros lotus cultivar Yz01 chromosome 4, ASM1463336v1, whole genome shotgun sequence, a single genomic window includes:
- the LOC127800338 gene encoding uncharacterized protein LOC127800338 has translation MQAICNNAEMFNNEIGYIVRKNCSFQYKEWRCVPSTVRASLHHKLLTVFDINIEDKNIQKVIDKQMQRAWRGHKYKLHAYFKEIGGEKDPIKAKSKRHEEVSQDDWDYLCDLWTNPVFMERAQKNANSRAKRKWESRNGSRSTARHHVVRGANLDGPIGHIETWHLRHWHSEHDWSSSELEAKYEQMMQLRRDNSPDKMTDKDILEKVLGRQSVRLFGWGRSPSTFGTTCTSEESSRPTYKQLVNDLNRYKSLFQELQGDVNMLRQVLIEKNIMPPPSTAHVPSDYSSGRSRLNPSRLDPSSSSPSLHSTEEEFGDEI, from the exons ATGCAAGCTATTTGTAACAACGCAGAGATgtttaataatgaaattggaTACATTGTACGTAAGAATTGTAGTTTTCAATATAAGGAGTGGAGATGTGTACCTTCGACAGTTAGGGCATCGCTTCATCACAAACTTCTT actGTTTTTGATATCAACATTGAggataaaaatatccaaaaggTTATCGATAAACAAATGCAACGAGCTTGGAGAGGCCACAAATATAAGCTACATGCTTACTTTAAAGAAATTGGAGGAGAGAAAGATCCAATTAAGGCCAAAAGTAAGCGCCATGAGGAAGTGAGCCAAGATGATTGGGATTACCTTTGTGATCTTTGGACAAATCCTGTTTTTATG gaACGAGCACAGAAGAATGCCAACTCTCGTGCAAAACGAAAGTGGGAATCTAGAAATGGTTCGAGGAGTACAGCGCGTCATCACGTTGTTCGTGGAGCTAACTTGGATGGCCCGATAGGACATATTGAGACTTGGCATCTTCGACATTGGCATTCCGAACACGATTGGTCATCTTCAGAGTTAGAGGCTAAATAT GAACAAATGATGCAGTTGAGGCGAGATAATTCTCCAGATAAAATGACTGATAAGGATATCTTAGAAAAGGTTCTTGGACGACAATCTGTTCGCTTGTTTGGTTGGGGGCGATCTCCTAGTACTTTCGGGACAACATGCACTAGTGAGGAGTCTAGTCGTCCAACTTACAAACAATTGGTTAATGATTTGAACAGGTACAAATCTCTTTTTCAAGAGCTCCAGGGAGACGTGAACATGTTACGGCAAGTATTGATTGAAAAGAATATTATGCCTCCTCCGTCTACTGCGCATGTACCATCGGATTATAGTTCAGGACGATCTCGCCTCAATCCATCCCGTCTCGACCCATCCAGTTCTAGCCCTTCCCTCCATTCTACTGAAGAGGAGTTTGGCGacgagatttaa